From Dermochelys coriacea isolate rDerCor1 chromosome 23, rDerCor1.pri.v4, whole genome shotgun sequence, one genomic window encodes:
- the LOC119846879 gene encoding outer dynein arm-docking complex subunit 1 isoform X1, translated as MPLHRSASSTRSESSDLDLEGIAESELAKLQRQFRLLEGDRHAYTLQSQETIRKQLADLQRLEKEREGLLRELRVAKGRANRQREQEKADSLRALLRHQDQVEEQAAVERRMVAQLDHEIRSWEKRLAGLAKRAGSEGVSQRHKAQGQRRVRTLENQLDKASARFNSQLALNAGLREELETLRIERGRFEHLYRRLERELQETRKAIGAVIDSSSSAFDARDEAQTKLGQLQEKAEKDLAQHEAEMKELQRVLDHDRRLRHFLDIKVQERTFTQEALEAKRKREQEEAEGKHRDPREELLESYETAFKEIQQLTGEDDLDVLVEKFIAVEDRNFAQFNYVNEQNNEMERLGERITQVRREIQEVQARDEQEQQEQRVQTRALEMQQEAVMQEAQELLSKEKVARKTLEQLKEGIRSLFRKLDCQCSELDLALGGSTVVQDRNISVFLGLLEQRAHELLAMRSYLASKNYDLPYDPEETARLLLGQMAGYAPKAYPLRPPTAGEEYEAGSEEEERPLTHSELRDRILREVLSKEETPSPKKTQYTESGGLRAAGVPRRTMEA; from the exons atgcCACTGCACCGATCTGCCTCAAGTACCCGCTCGGAGAGCAGCGACCTGGACCTGGAGGGCATCG CCGAGAGCGAGCTGGCCAAGCTGCAGCGCCAGTTCCGGCTGCTAGAGGGCGACCGCCATGCCTACACTCTGCAGTCCCAGGAGACCATCCGCAAGCAGCT GGCCGACCTGCAGCGGCTGGAGAAGGAGCGGGAGGGGCTGCTGCGGGAGCTGCGGGTGGCGAAGGGCCGTGCCAACAGGCAGCGGGAGCAGGAGAAGGCTGACAGCCTGCGTGCCCTGCTGCGACACCAAGACCAGGTGGAGGAGCAGGCGGCTGTGGAGAGGAGGATGGTGGCCCAGCTAGACCATGAG ATCCGGAGCTGGGAGAAGCGGCTGGCGGGGCTGGCGAAGCGGGCGGGCAGTGAAGGAGTCAGCCAGCGGCACAAggcccagggccagaggagggTGCGCACCCTGGAGAACCAGTTAGACAAG GCATCAGCCCGGTTCAACTCCCAGCTGGCGCTGAACGCTGGCTTGCGCGAGGAGCTGGAGACCCTGCGCATCGAACGTGGGCGCTTCGAACACCTCTACCGCAGGCTGGAAAGG gagctgcaggagacgCGGAAAGCCATTGGAGCCGTGATCGACTCCTCTTCCTCTGCCTTTGATGCTAG ggACGAGGCCCAGACCAAGCTGGGGCAGCTGCAGGAGAAGGCGGAGAAGGACCTGGCCCAGCATGAGGCCGAGATGAAGGAGTTGCAGCGGGTTCTGGACCACGACCGGCGCTTACGTCACTTCCTGGACATCAAGGTGCAGGAGCGGACGTTCACCCAGGAAGCACTGGAGGCCAAGCGCAAAAGAG AGCAAGAGGAGGCCGAGGGGAAGCACCGGGACCCCAGAGAGGAGCTGCTGGAATCCTATGAAACCGCCTTCAAGGAGATTCAACAGCTGACAGGGGAAGACGACCTGGATGTGCTGGTGGAGAAATTCATAGCAG ttGAGGACCGGAATTTCGCCCAGTTCAACTACGTCAACGAGCAGAACAACGAGATGGAGCGACTGGGGGAGCGAATCACCCAG GTGCGTCGGGAGATCCAGGAGGTGCAGGCCCGGgatgagcaggagcagcaggagcagcggGTGCAGACCCGGGCACTGGAGATGCAGCAGGAGGCTGTCATGCAGGAGGCCCAGGAGCTGCTGAGCAAAGAGAAGGTGGCCAGGAAAACCCTGGAACAGCTCAAAGAGG GGATCAGGTCACTGTTCAGGAAGCTGGACTGTCAGTGCTCAGAGCTGGATTTGGCGCTGGGGGGCTCGACTGTGGTGCAGGACAGGAACATCTCCGTGTTCCTGGGTCTCCTGGAGCAACGGGCCCACGAGCTGTTGGCCATGCGCTCCTATCTGGCCTCCAAG aatTACGATCTGCCCTATGACCCCGAAGAGACGGCTCGACTGCTCCTGGGGCAGATGGCGGGTTATGCCCCCAAAGCATACCCCCTGCGGCCCCCCACTGCCGG GGAGGAATATGAAGCTGGGAGTGAGGAAGAGGAACGACCCCTCACCCACAGTGAACTGAGAGACCGCATCCTCCGGGAG GTGCTGAGCAAGGAGGAGACACCGTCCCCCAAGAAGACCCAGTACACCGAGTCGGGGGGGCTGCGGGCAGCTGGGGTGCCCCGGCGCACCATGGAGGCCTGA